gttggtgactggcagtggccttatcctgaggtgaggtggggttagggggtgggggttccccaggaagGGGAGACCGAGcatgtgtgtgggtattgccagggggcagcacccagagcaagggtcaccggggtcctgggagggacacgggggccagtgcagaggacaaggcggatcaccggcctgcagagggcgctccagaggctggtgagctaatttcttggacgaccagtaggaggcaccgcaggggtgagtccggacctccTACAGATCCCCTACCAGGAGAGTTAGCTGAAGGCAAGGatgtagatattcaggcctgtctgcaaaggcctatactttaagaatgtaggtatatgtttatcacgtagctagttatagaggtataaaagagagaatcaaaatcactgtctgtctgtgtaagggccttttctcactgtgacagtctgaggccctgttcttaggctaagccttgggctaagcagcagaggcaaccataagctgggaagtgaacggtcacatcctcacatcccaaaccagtcacattgaaatcaggcaatctggggctgttaggaaggtgatcgatctatcagctccagagagagggaagagcctagaagatgtaaaaggaaacagtttgatagcatcctgtctggcaagaacttacttatcaatagctgggatgtgaaatcctcatttctgtattgttctatcactgtagtctccacttccctattgtttgtctgtataatctctgtctggttctgtgattttctgtctgctgtataattaattttgttgggtgtaaaccaattaaggtggtgggatataattggttaaataatcatgttacaatgtgttaggattggttagttaaatgtcagtaaaatgattggttaaggtatagctaagcagaactcaagctttactatatagtctgcagtcaatcaggaagtaaagggcgggaatgggggtgggggaattggaatcatgttttgctaatgggaggggaatgggaacagggacacagccaACGCTCCGTCCCTAGAAGCAGCTGCTGTTTGTTTTCTGGGTTCACTGCACGGCCCTTAGAAGCAGGTGCTGGGAGATGTCCCCACCTCCGCTCGGTGAATTGCTGAGGTGCTGGCTGTTCGCTTCCACGGGCTGGGACGCTTCAGTTCTGCTGGCCTCTCAAGCAGCTGCTGTGTGTTTAGTCAGCCTGAGCCCTTCCCGCCTCAGAGGCGGTGGCTGTTCCTTGCTGGTAGAGGTGGAGAAGATGTCTTGGGTCCCCTCTGCTGCATGgcaccagccagggctggctttaggacctgcggggcccaattcgaatacCTGgcagtggtccgggtcttcggcgccACTTCAGCGGCAgggggtcttccgcggcactgaaggagcccccgccgccaaaatgccgttGAAGACCCCAGAGCagacccccccgccgccaaaatgccgccggaGCGGACTGCCGTCAGGTGAGCCTaaggcacggggccctcttaggcgtagGGCCCTCctacctgcggggcccgattcgggggaatcggcctaaagccggcccaggcaccagcagccagcccaggaTCATTCCCTACAGTCTATTCTCCATGGGTTTGTCTGATCTTCTTTCAAATGCCCTGTCATagctttcacccccactctgaactttagggtacagatgtggggatttGCATGAGAACTCCTAAGCTTAATTATCAGCTTAGattagtatgctgccaccaccaaatcatTTAAACAACcatttgagtcatttgggaactTTGTTTCCCCCCGAAAATgtttccctcccaagtactataacccttccctgggtagccttgaaagacttcttcaccaatttcctggtgaacaccgatccaaaccccttggatcttaacaacAAGAAAacatcaatcaggttcttaaaaagaagactatTCATTAAAGAATAGgggtgaaaggaatacctctgtgagattagcatGTAAACTACTCTCACAGACCACAGATTCAAatcacagaggatgttcccctgggcaaaaaccttagttacacaaaagaaatcccaatttgattattcctctaATGCAAAAAGACAAAgtcacaaaaggaaataaacataaGCTAATTCATTccttctctaagggtatgtctacactacgagagtagttcgattttacttaaatcgaattagtggaaccgatattacaaagtcgaacgtgtgtatccacactaagaacagtaattcgactttgtgagcccacactaacggggcaagcgtcgacattggaagcgatgcgctgtgggcagctatcccacagttcccgcagtccctgctacccattggaattctgggtcaagcccccaatgcctgctggggaaaaaaatgtcgagggtggttttgggtaactgtcatcattcaaccgtcactcccaccctccctccctgaaagcgccggcgggcaatcagttcgtgcacttttctggtgagtgacagcgcggacgccacagcactgcgagcatggagctcgctgcgaccatcactgcagttatggccgttgtcaacacctcgcaccttatcatccacctttttcagaggcagatgctgagaaatcgggcgaggaggctacggcagcgcggtgaggacattaagtctgagagtgacacagacctctcgcaaagcacgggaccctgtgccgtggacatcatggtggcaatgggtcatgttgatgctgtggaacggcaattctgggcccgggaaacaagcacggactggtgggatcgcatagtgctgtaggtctgggatgaatcacagtggctgcgaaactttcgcatgcggaaggggactttcctcgaactttgtgagttgctgtcccctgccctgaagcgcaaggacacccggatgcgagcagccctgagtgtccagaagcgagtggccatagccctctggaagcttgcaacgccagacagccaccggtcagtcgcgaaccactttggcgtgggtaaatctaccgtgggggttgctgtgatgcaagtagccaatgcaatcattgagctactgctctcaaaggtagtgaccttgggaaacgtgcaggtgatcatagatggcttcactgcgatgggattcccaaactgcggtggggctagagatggaactcacatccctatcctgggaccggagcaccaagctagccagtacattaacagaaaaggctacttttcaatggtgctgcaagcactggtggaccataggggacgttttaccaacatcaacgtcggatggccgggcaaggttcatgacgctcgtgttttcaggaactctggtctgtttagacggctgcaggaaggtatttacttcccggaccacaaaataactgttggggatgtggagatgcctatagtgatcctcggggacccagcctacccgctaatgccctggctcatgaagccctatacaggcgccctggacagtgaaaaagaactcttcaactaccgtctcagcaagtgcagaatggtggtggagtgtgcttttggacatctcaaggggagatggagaagcttactgactcgctctgatctcagcgaaaccaatatccccattgttattgcagcttgctgtgtgctccacaatctctgagagcaagggggagacgtttatggtggggtgggaggttgaggcacatcgcctggctgctgattacgcccagccagacagccgggcaattagaagagcccagcgggacgcgctgtgcatccgggaggctttgaaagctaggttccacagtgagcagggtaacctattaagtttgtttaaagagaagctgaacctgcccccgtttctttacccagttaatgttgactatcctctccagttacatacccttcaccccgtttcccccgtccaacacacctttaaaaataaaataaatggaactttgttcattaacactgttttctttattaagggtttcgtggtaaagggttgaaactgggacgcagactgtggtggggagcgggtgtagtgttggaaaggacgcttctaaactcgaggaatgacaggctcctgctcctagagcggtccgcagtggtggactggttgtttcaacggagcctgccacccctccttttcgggactctgtgtgtgggggctatgtgagtttgtggcgggggaggactgTTACAGATCCcatgctgcgtggctctgtcatacaggctaaggaccgctgcataagatctgtaaccgcccttccccgccacaaactcacatagcccccccacacagaacatgaaaaccacctcccagacagaccagggtgcctagtcactgcaatgtgtgtgtgacctgctgctgaacctgcccccatgtctgtaccctggtaaaggtgactgtcctctccaattaccaacccccttccacccttcaaacacactctcctgtaaaGAACATGAtgaaaacagtaattaacagaaacatattttttattaactacacaggtaggggatgacactgggatgggggcttgggtgaggtgcttttggagtgaaggaaaggacttatcaaaactttgggaatgagagccgtctgctacttgagcagtccgcaggggtggagtgactgttttcacggcccctgccgcccctccttcttgggactttgggtgagggggggatgggactttgtggcgggggagggcggttagagatagactgcagcggggctctgtcttcctgcctccggtcctgcagaacatccacaaggcgccggagcatgtccgtttgctccctcattagtccaagcagcgtttgagtcgcctgctggtcttcctgccgccacctgtcctcccgttcgctgtgtgattgctggtattgcgacatgttctccctccactgggtctgctgggccgccttggcttgggagcagcccatacgttcagagaacatctcgtcccgtgtccttctctttcagcgcctaatctgcgccagcctctgggagggggatgccggggtaggtcgggagacactcacagctgtgggatgggaaaaagggagtgaattcctcacaaagatacatttttgtgaacaatgaacatagtctttctctgtgaatgagaccatgcacagcacctatcacatgcgcactcaggacaaggtcgaattttcggccttcccattcagtgcctggggtcttggagtacagatcacacaagcggggcaggacagtggaattcgggtagcaggcggacatggtaagccgtagacttttggctgctgaaagcttaatttatagcagtgccctcctttcacgttcaaagcaatgcccctagtgttggccagttcctgctgccggcaatccggccagcatgaactctgcccctgtcccaccccctcacggctgtccccgggaaagatccctgtatgttgcccctgtcccgcctccaccgtggggctgtaaaccgccggttacagttacgtaaaggaacaggcaatcagtcccaattcaacattcccctaatttaaagcaggtcaccatgagtgatatcactctgatgaggatttcggacacagagaaagaccgcatgctgcgtgaatgccagcaaaaaccagggctgtatgcggccatgctgtgcgaggcactgatcccggactacttgctgctagcctggtgcggaaaagtttcctaccacggaggacccaataaggccgctctccccaggaacctaatgcaaaggctttcaaattacctccaggagagctttgtggagatgtcccaggaggatttctgctctatccccggacatattgacagaattttccagtagttgcactggcaaggactaaaaagtagagcgcctagggcaaagtaatcatgaaaaacccattgttaatattccattcctgttctgatcgaaataaatgtttacatgtttaaaacacttaccgactgatccttcccctgattcagggtcagggttaacgccttgggagggttggtaagggatctccgtgagggtgatgaagagatcctggctgtcggggaaatcagcactgtatgcgctgtcgactgcctcgtcctcctcatcttccccgtccgcgaacatctccgaggaagcggccgtcgacaataccccatcgtcagagtccacggtcagtggcgcGGTAGTGGTgtcggccgcacctaggatggaatgcagtgcctcgtagaaacggcatgtctgggtctgggatccggagcgtccgtttgctgctttggtcttctggtagccttgtctcagctccttgattttaacacggcactgcgttgcatcccggctgtatcctctctctgccatggctttggagatcttctcgtaggtcttcgcattccgttttttcgatcgcagctccgaaagcacggactcatcgccccacacagcgatcagatccaagacttcccgatcagtccatgctggggccctctttctattctgcgattgcacggccatctctactggagagctctgcatcgttgccagtgctgctgagctcgccacgctgtccaaacaggaaatgagattcaaactgcccagacaggaaaaggaattcaaattttcccggggcttttcctgtgtggctggtcagagcatccgagctcggactgctgtccagagcgtcaacagagtggtgcactgtgggatagctcccggagctattaccgtcgatttccatccacacctagcctaattcgacatggccatgtcgaatttagcgctactcccctcgccggggaggagtacagaaatggatttaaagagacctctatgtcgaactaaatagcttcgttgtgtggatggatgcagagttaattcgatgtaacgctgctaaattcgacataaactcctagtgtagaccaggcctaatactcactaccctggcagtggggtgagaccaaagtcctcttactctggctggtttggtttgccttagaggtggaaaaacccccgccttgggctgtgactgccctgttttaagcgatttgtcctgaattaaCTCTCTCAGTTGGGTCCCTCTCTCAGGGGGCAAGAGCGCAGCCCTTACCTAAAGCTACaaaaaaatgcaagaaaaatTAGAGTGCAGAAGGCAGCAAATAAACTGCAACTTAAGCATAAACAAAAACTAGCAGACATTCGACTGCTAAAAGAGCAAAAAATagctaaactttaaaaaaaaaaaaaaaaagctcgtaaggggcgtctggagctgctggctgctaaaaaaaaaaaaaaaaaagctcgaCAAATGAAACAGGAGACGCACAAAATGCAACGGAAAACGGCTAAACTCCAGctccaagtaaaaaaaaaaaaaacaaaggaaaaacttccctccttcctcttaaaaaatcttgtccccccattggttcctctggtcaggtgtcagctaggctaggtgaacttcttaaccctttacaggtaaaagaggcattaacccttaactatctgtttatgacactcCCCACAAGAGGGCTTGGCGTGGgccccagtgggggggggtgggctggggacaGGGGTATGCTGGAGACGGGCAGGGTGGGATGGCCGTGCTGACCATGGGCCTGGGAGGTGGCCAACCCACTCGCCCGGTagtgtgcaggagggagctcgCAGATGAAATGATTGGCATGGAGGAGGCCCAGCCAGCCCTAGGGATGAACAATACAGAAATATGCGGTTATgttttgacagaacaaggagcaatggtctcaagttgcagtgggggaggtctaggttggatattgggaaaaacgatcaggaaaaaaaatttggGTCGTGGGTGTGGAAAGAAATTCCATGAAACCAAAAAGCAACAAATTCATAATGGTGGAGGGAGGGTTTGTTGTTTTTACACAAGACAATTAGCCTTTGGAACTCACTGCCCCAAGATACCATTCCGGCCAAGATATAGATGGCAGCTGTTCCCAGGGTCCGCAGTTGTTGCGATAAGAGCCCCGGGCGATAAGCCTTTGCTCCTCTGGGATCAGCAGGGCTCCTGGGTCACTGCCTCAGCCTATGGGGCGCCTCCCCTTAGAGTCTGTGGAAGAGGGTCAGTGAGCAGATTTAGGTGGCTGTGGTGCACCTCCGCCTGCACCCAGCTCTGCACGCTCGCCCCCCGCCAGTACAGGCGCCGAGCCGTCTGGCACAGGCCAGTAGCGGAGAGAGAGGCCCTGGGCTTCACCAGGGAGGCCCCGCTGCCCAGAAGCAGCTCAGGCCCCATTTGACTATGGTGCGTCTGCGCTGGAGCCGGAGGGGTCATTTCCAGTGCGAGTGCCGTACCTGCGCCAGCGCTAGGTGAGCGAGCACGCTAGGAACAGAAAGGCCGCTGGCGCAGCGCTAGCGACAAGAAGGGCTGGCTGCCCTGAGCGTGATCCCAGCCGAGAGCCATGGGACGTACCCGCAGTGGGGAGCCACTGACGCCGCGGGGCTGCACTCGGTGGGAAGCACCAGAGCTCCCTGAGGGGTAGCGCAGGCACCTCTCCCCGCTGGACCTTCCAGCCCCGGCTTGTGTGGTCGTTCCCTAAGCAGCCCGTTCCCCTGGTGTCGGGGCCTCTCTTCCCCCCTTGCTGAGTGCTCCTGCAGTGTCTCCATTACAGGCCTTGCAGCCTCCCTTCACCCCTATCCATGGGTCCCCCTTGGGGTTCCAGCCatgccccctcctcttccctgcgtCTCTGTCTCTCCGCAGCCTCCTGCTCCGTCACCAGTTCAGCTCCCACCTGCATGTGGGTGATTCAGAAATAACTCGCTCTGCCctcaacctgcccccccccccccattaacctCACATCTCCAGCAGCCTCCCTGGCACCTTCCTAGGGGTCCTTCCCTAGGTAGCAGCCGGGCTCTGGTGCTGGGGCACCTGCATTTTGGGGGCATTCCATCTGGACATATAGGGGGCAGGATTTGGAGAACTCGGGTGTTCGGGTCTCTGTGTGTGCGAAGCTGCTCCTTTGCCGGTGATTCACCCCTGGGAATCCGGACCTGATGGCCGAGGGAGCCAGGGTTGGATAATGTGTGTGGCTGGTAAATGGGAGAAGTGAGTCTTTGCCATGGAAACCACACGAGTGTTTGGAAAGTCACTGCTCTCCTTGTGGATTGCTCTGTGTGTCTTCCGGCTGCTAACAGCCTGGGCATCTCACCCAGGGAATCGCTGCTGGTGTTTGCAGCACTGGGGAAATACAGGTCTCTGGGGCTCCCTGCTGGCTCGGAGCCCCCTGCTGGGATCCCCAGGGCAGCAGGATAAATATCCCCGAGTCTCAGCCCTGGTCAGTATGGATTGCACACTGCCCGCAGCTTCCCACCCAGATCACAGGCAGAGATTCCTCATCCGCAGCTGGGCCAGGAGCCTGGTGAGTCGCTGGCATTAACCTGTGGGTCGGGGGCAGCTCTCCGGCTTTCAGCAGGGCCTGGTGGGATGAGGACTGTGATTGGAGCGAGGGGCAGGGAATCTGCAGCCGGGGGAAATGCCCCTGAGAGATGCAGCGTCTAGGTTCCGAGCTGGGATCCGCCCCTTGCCCAAGCAGGATTTATAAAGTGGCGTCACTGCCCAGGACTCACAGCCATGTGCTGACCTGACAGACGTTCTGCCTGTGTCATTCTAACCCCTCTGGTAAGGATCCCCGGGAGGGGGACGGGATGCGTCTTTCCACGCCGGGAGTGGGCCACGGAGTCTCCCGCTCAGACATGACCCAGAGTTTCTCTCTTCAGTCAGTGTCCTTCACTGTCTGTGCTTGGAAGCACGGCCGGGACCGATCTTCCCCCAGTGacatcagtgagagttttgccactgaccaaaccaggagcaggagcaggtcctgCGGACCACTGGCAGAGCCAACACGTGACAGCCGGGCTCCCTGGACAGAGAGGAGGGATTAgtagcccacacccagcacctgACCGCTGCCTGACATCCGTGTAAATGAGCGGGATGGGGTTCAGCTTGACTCCCAGTGGGGAGGTGCCCACATCAGAAAAACCCCTTCAGCATTTATATTCATTGGCCCCTTTGCTGCTAGCCACAGCAAAGATCAGGGGCTGGTTGGGCGTGGAGACGGAGCTGTCCATGGGGCCCTCTCCATGTCAGGGCTGAGGCTTGAGGAGGGGTGGAGTGCGGGGACATCAGCCCCTGGCGCTAGCAATCTGCGCTCTTTCAGGCACCAGAAAATCAGGAGAATGACTAAAAAAAGTCATGAAATAATCAAAAATAATGAACGACAGGTCCTTTTGCTTTGCTCCTGGTGCAGCACAATCTCAAACTCCCCCCCAGTCACGGGGATAGGACCTTGTTTTCTTAagtaataaaagctgagattctccagCAATAATAAAATCACTGGGGCTGGACCTtggggtcatcaagtccagcccctgtgctgaggcaggaccaagtaaacctagaccagccctgacatgTGTCCCACCTCGTCTTACAAAACTCCAAtgaggggattccacaacctcccttggaagcctgctcCAGAGCTTCACTAGCCTGAAAGTTAGAGAGTTTCCTGATTTGTgctgcccagaattggacactgaactccagctgaggccttagcAGTGCTGAGCAGAACAGGTCAATTACCTCCTGTATCTctcatatgacactcctgttaatacagcccagaatattAACCTTTTTCTCAGCTGCTTCACACGGTTGATtcatattccatttgtgatcactataacccctagatccttttcagcagtacgaccacctagccagttattccataTTGTGTAGTTgtggatttgatttttccttcctaagtgcagtactttgcacttgtctttattgaatttcgccttgttgaattcagaccaattctccaatttgtcaaggtcagtttgaattctagtcctgtccTCTGAAGTGCTAGCAGCCCCTTCCATCTTGGTTCATGTGAAAACTTTATAAGCCAACTCTGCACTCCTTTATCCATAGTCAGAAATGAAAAAGCaatggacccaggactgacccctgagtGACTCCACTACATACGCCCACCAtatttgacagcgaaccattgataactgcttgTCCACCTATCATATAGTAATTTTGTCTGAaccgcatttccctagtttatgagactgtcatgtggggcTCTGTCAAACCCCTTATGAAAATCAAGATCATCAAgactactgcttcccccatctaTTTGGCCAGTCCCCCCTCAACGATGGAAATGatgttggtttggcatgatttcttcttggcagatccatactggctattccttataaccctattatcctctaggtccTTACAAGCTggctgtttaataatttgttccagtatctttccaagtgTTGAAGTTACGCTGGCTGGTCGGTGATTCCCCGACTCACATGCCTTCAGAGGATGGGGCTCTAAGGAAAAGACCAAACATTGTCAGACTCGTGAGAGCTGGTGACACTGAATCCATCTGCAAATTCAAAGACACATCTTCTTAAGGAAGTGAGACAGGGAGTTCACATCCCTACGGGAACACACCGCCTGGATCCTAGAGCTGGGCTGGGTTCCCAACTTAGAGAGACAGCAAGGTTTTGAAATATAGAACAGGTCAGTTCCTGTCCCATTGTGAAAGGAACTTGCTTTGAGCAGATATTGACCCTTGTATCTTTTGTAGAGCAGAGTTGGAGGTTCCTTCTCTGAATGCAATATTCCAATGGCACCACTGCTAAAATGACAGCTCTTCAAAAGGCACTCTCTATACACCTCAGTATGGGGAAATTCCCCTCTGGACCCAGCGCAAGATCTAAGCCCCCGTTATGTCCTACTCCTGCAGGCCTAAGTAGCACTTCAGTACCATTTTAGCCCTTCTGAAGTTGCTCTTAGGTGGTACTTAGGCCCACCAGAtggcttggtaagctgggcacaagcagacATGTGTTTTAATAGGGTTGAATGTAAATGCagacatctagaaacaaagaatgtcggCAGTACTTACAGGGTGGGGGACCCTGTCTTGGGATGTGGCGAGTCTGAAAAAAATTTGGGGGACATGGTGATAATcacctgaacatgagctcccaatttAATGCTGTGGCCAAGAGGGCTACTGTCAGCCTTGGATGAGAaagcaggggaatcttgagtaggggGAGAGAGGTTATATGACCTTTGTATTTGGCTCTCAGGCgagcactgctggaatattgtgtccagttctggtgtccacaattcaggaaggatgttgctaaattgggaaggtttcagagaagagccatgacaatgattaaaggatgagaaaacctgccttatagtgatagactcaaggcgCTCAATCGTTTTAGCTTAACAAGGAGAACGTTATGGTGTAACTTGAGCGCAGTtgataagtaccttcatggggaacaaaattttgataatgggctctttagtctagcagtTAAAGGTATAAGGCTATCTAATGCTGGAAGATACAAATTCAGATCGGAAATAAGGCctaactttttaacagtgagggtaattaaccattggaacaagttaccaagggctataatggattctccatcactggtgatTTTTATGTCAAGATTGCACATTTTTCTAAACTCTCTGCGCTAGGAatgattgtggggcaggtctctggcctgtgctatacaggaggtcagactagatgatcacaatgatcccgtCTGGCCTCAGAGTCTCTGAATAAATAGGATTTAAGCGGTGCCCAAGTTTTACGTCTACACTGTGTTCTAAAACTCTCCTCTCCAGgtgtcagagcctgagctccagcctgagctggaaTGCCTACACGACTGTGTTTAGCATCGTAGCGTGAGCCCGCGTCTGTAGACCTGGGCACTGAGACTTGCTGCCtcagggtttttatttattttttcttttctgggtAGACGTGACCTGTGTGGGGCCATCAAGGCCTGGGGGTGAATTTCGCCTGATGGGACTCTCAGTTAACCGGACAGTCATTGCCACTTGTTTTGTCTACAGAGAACCCCTGTGAACTGGAACGGAGCCCCGCCCCATCATGGCCACTCTCAATCACACCAGCTTCACTCTCGTAAGTTGCACGTTGGTCGGCATCCCAGGCACGGAGGCCTCTCACATCTGGATGTTCTGCTGTCTACCACCACACTGCCCAAAACGCTCAGCGTATTCTGGTTCAACGCCAGGGAAATCGCTTTCAGTGCCTGCTTCACCCAGATGTTCTTTATCCATTTTATTTTCATCATGCAGTCAGCCATCCTGCTGGCCATGGCATTTGATCGGTACGTTGCCATCTGCGACCCCCTCAGATACACCACCATACTAATGCACTCAAAGATAGGGAAAATCACGGCGGCAGCTGTCATCAGAGGGGTTTGCCTGGTGGCCTCCCTTATCTTCTTTCTGAAAAGGTTACCGTACTGCGGACCTAATGTCATTTATCACACGTTCTGCGAGCACATGGGAATAGCCCGGCTGGCCTGTGCTGATATAATGCTCAATATCTGGCATGGTTTAACGGTGGCTCTTGTAACCACAGGGCTAGATGCTGTGTTTATTATTGTGTCCTACATTCTGATCCTCCAGACCGTCTTCCGGCTCCCGTCCAAAGACGCCCGGCTCAAGGCTCTAGGCACCTG
The Emys orbicularis isolate rEmyOrb1 chromosome 1, rEmyOrb1.hap1, whole genome shotgun sequence DNA segment above includes these coding regions:
- the LOC135873700 gene encoding olfactory receptor 52Z1P-like, translating into MSAFNSSHVNPSHSSCWVGQAWKLHVPGSPALCPQLTFWGTAHLLIAIQTEPSLHKPLDIFLCMLAVIDLALAQNAVPQVLSVFWFNAREIAFSACFTQMFFIHFIFIMQSAILLAMAFDRYVAICDPLRYTTILMHSKIGKITAAAVIRGVCLVASLIFFLKRLPYCGPNVIYHTFCEHMGIARLACADIMLNIWHGLTVALVTTGLDAVFIIVSYILILQTVFRLPSKDARLKALGTCGSHICVILMFYIPAFFSIFAYHFGGANIPHYIHVLLANVFVIVPPMLNPIVYGVRTRQIREQVIQELCKAGKWF